The stretch of DNA atgtccaccgaaccgaatttgTTCAGTTCCGAAtccgggttttcttatcgtcgcgagcagctttgccagctaactcgatcacttcggcggccgaaactatataacgccgactaggtgcactggtgcactggtactaacgcgctcggcctagctacccttgcggggaactccagaccaacgcgattcgagcgggattttgcctttcccttcacttttcctcctttgccatgtccagacatggttgcttgggttggtttgttgatgtgctgtgatgcgaactgatgtggtgtacggtttgaatgagaatgatcgttacggcagcggagcggggatttttaagctgactggctggctcgagaattacgcatgtgtgagactgcgaccaatgtttcgttcatttttttctttttcttttccaatcgtgcttcattctatttcgctgctgctctggttgcccgttttggtcggtacgatttgaggagcacaaaatggacctatcaaaaatgggcacatagtgcattttgacaatgcttaatatttcacaattattcaattatttatctcaagaaaaatgaaatgttattcgttatgatagatgcgtagatatatttcctatcaattgatgcaaaaaccttttcgatctattgagaaatgctcgagttataagcgttccaaatcttgcattttttcctacttgttcagtgcctagatttccatttcaccccctatatcttccggttagacgtagtcctacgtcaaaaatgcaaacacgaaaagagatgtttcaacataaaaactatgttctatcaatacagaaatcaatcaactatccatctataaggtcgtgtataccagtggctaaataatgtaaaagccatgaccacaacaaaagagcattggcctaccactcactaacaaattccggaaaggcctattgatttactatggaactcgcagtcacgaataatccgcgggcggatcacccgctcgcggataatcggggttctactgtcatagtgtcatttatggaataaaaacatttgcttgcagatataataacttgcatatatttccgcaaactaaaataatctggcatctctgaaactgaaaggaacagtctgtatttgtgaaacgagtattatgatgtatttttgagaataaaaaccgaattctaaagtgtaaattatgaatgaaaattaacttttacgaatcaaattagtattctatgtgaatgcaaatcactttttttctgcaagtggtgagaaaatcccatacaaaaattatgtctgaaactgacgttatattataataatacattttagtaggaatatctgaaaattcaggggaaataggttaaggttaggactacgcgcttcaactaattaaataataccaagtattttaccaattgaaaattgccttttagccttctaatctgatagagaatagtttggatcccaaactcaaatgtcgccactagccatcgcagatattttcgttgtctcgggttgagggcgatcaagacgggtctatggtactaggtgaggccgtttcgtcactaagttggttaggggagcggtatatgaaaacagtacggaagaaagcagaaggggaattttttccttgaagtgtgaaagagacagactgatcacgagcgagcttgggcacaagcgtattgtgttttgtttacaaacaaaacacagtagacttccaagatggctgaagagtggttttagcaagttggcccaccttaggatatacttctacgcgccttggagggcgatattgaccgtgtaaggtggaaaaatattgattgcggttagatcagatgttgaaagcctagttgtcacgatattgaagatagtgatccccgataatcgttcgattaatcgattaatcgaatacttcctacagaaatagattattaatcgaacgaatactgcacgatcaataatcgaagcgaacgaataatttacgtcgattaatcgatccaaacccagaatagaaaaaaacgtacggccgctgcagttttatcctgaaaatcaatcattatttttgatGCTCCCCTAAGTTCGTAAACGATGCTCAATGACGTCAACGCGAATTAAGCTTTGTTTAcaaggggagcgtaaaagataataattgatttcggcgaaatgaacacttttttgattccatatggctttctagcaaatgagaaatattagtctaactaattatttctttcGGAGTGACGatttatcgattaatcgattatttggggcgattaatcgtatcgaataacaaactgctgaaaactattcgattagctgatgaacgattaatatcaaaaatcggggatcactaattgaagacacttattgtcaatccggttgatcgtgtaaggtgcccatcaaggcgcctagaagtatatcctaaggtgggccaacctgctaaaaccactcttcagccatattggaagtctactgtgttttgtttgtaaacaaaacacaatacgctagtgccgaagctcgctcgtgatcagtctgtctctttcacgctacaagcaaataattccccttctgctttcctcCGTTCTGTTTTCATAatccgctcccctaaccaacttagtgacgaaacggcctcacctagtaccatagacccgtcttggtacccatcaaggcggtataataaggtggaacgttatgtcagaactgctgttcagcccaaggcgcgtagaagtatattctaaggtgggccaacttgctaaaaccactcttcagccatcttggaagtctactgtgttttgcttgtaaacaaaacgcaatacgcttgtgccgaagctcgctcctgatcagtctgtctctttcacgcttcaaggaaataattgcccttctgctttcttccgtactgttttcatataccgctcccctaaccaacttagtgacgaaacggcctcacctagtaccatagacccgtcttggttcagccattacttgagttcgaattgacagcggccaaacgaacggctagagttttccgagaaagaggataacaaatggcatgcaatgaggagtgcatgccgctatgtgtttgctgcgcataaatgttggttttgtttacgctgttggcatcattgtagtgtttcggtgactgctgcaagttattgtctgcattgctgttctacgggacgtgagggttgttgccgttgctgctgggattgggaactcagcgattgtgggagctttgctagtgggtatataAAAGAGGTGGCTCTTAATAACCGGTGGGCTTGTGCCGTACTGCTTTAGCTGGAGACTCGCCTGATCGTtcgggttgtgagacacaacagctagttcgattgaaaccagcccagcgtaggtatatgttggtggggaccgctatgtagcataaagATTTGATGtactttgtttataaacaaaaaagccGCTGTCATTTTCCATCCCCTCTCGCATCATCCATGTCTTATCATtatactgtcgaaaacgaaccacctgtcaattccagctccttggtGCCCATAAGGTCCGCTTAAGGGTGTCGGAATCAGATAAATGTCATAGGATCGGTGTAGCATACATTCGACTTGTTTTATTAACACCTATCTTTATTTACATTTGAAACTGGTGTCAAATAAATGGCAATGCCAGCAAAGTTATGTTTTGAATgtggatttttgttttgaacATGTTCGCTAGCGATGGGTCCCATATTGTACTCATGCAATTGTGGCCAACGACACAGAATTTTGCTCAACAGACTCAATGATGCTACAGAGGTAAAAGAATCGGATAAAGCAATAGAACAGACAATCGACTCCGCTTGGGAAGACGGCGATGTTGAGTTCGATCGAACACTAGTAAGTGCGTGATGTGTTTCGTATATTAGCCAACATGAATATACGGTATAATTACAGGTAGCTGTACTTCACACCTTAAAGGGAACCACCGTAGCAGAAGAGAACCTAGAGAACATGCTGCAAGAGTATCGAAACGACCGGACAAGTTTAATATTCTCTTCTCTGCATCTCGATAACCGGATGTGTTGCTGCCAGAAAGTGTCTCACAAATTGTCGATTATTTTGAACATGGGTTTAGCTGAATTGCTTTTCCAAAACCCACCAAACGAACAGCGGTTGCTagaaatattggaacaaatcGAACCATTTGTGGATACTTTCAAAGAGGATGCAATATTTGACCATTTCCTGCAAGACCTTTGGAATTTCAGTATGAGCAACGACAAACGAGCTCTTATTTGCAAACTAACATCAGTGTCACCTGAAAATCTCAATGCTTTAGTTGAAAGAATATTATCTGAAGAACGAGAGATTATCTTTCACGATCCTAATTTTAGTCGTTTGGCAGCAATAGTTGTGATACCAGAGGTTTTTAGACATGTTAGTTATTATTTagctggaaaaaaaactgatgagagaacggaaaaattgttgaAGGCTATTCTTAAAACAGTGAAACTAAACTTACCGACGAAAAAATTCCTTGGTTTATACCCATTAAAATTGAGTTCAATTGCAATTTTGATGAATGAAGTATTGAATCCAGCCGACCCTCTTATATTGAAGTTGCTGGAACAGGTTAAATCGGATTGTTATTTGGATTTTGTCCTTCTAGTTACtcattttccaatatttttgcaTTTCAAATGACAATAAAGTATTTGTTAACAATTATAATTCGGTTGCATGTTGTACTTTGTGTTTTTACATTGGAGGTAATTGTAGCCCTAGCTGCTTGTTAATTCTCTTTAGTCTCAGATTGCAGCCGATAAGTTCTCTGGCCTGTCGAATCTGCTCGCAGCCATGGACTTCCAACACAGGGATGTATGAGCGACTGATCTCATCAATTTCTTTTCTGATGACCGTTTCAAGGTTTTGTTCAGAACTACAGCGAAGTTCCCGAAGATGATGAACTAAATCTTTCGAACTGTTCATCGAGGAACCGGTTGGCCCCTGTAGTCGGACGTATCCGTATATTCGCACCGTGCAGTTCCGAGGTGTTTGCCCGTAGAAGTTATCGAAATTAAGTCTCAGTTGGAATGTGCCATCCGCCAGCTGCATTGTCCTGCAGTTTCCAAGTTAATGATTAATGGTTTATAGCTTGTACATTGTAGCAAACCTACTCAGGAAGACTAGATATCATGAGGGAATCCAAGCAAGAGCTGTTTTCGCGCAGGTAACCAATCACAGCACATCGTCCGTAATGCATCGTGGAAGGATGTCGCTCTAGTACTATTTCCTCTACAAGCAGCGGCTCGCAATGCTCACAAAATTTAGGAATACGCAAATCGAGTACATGGTTGTccatttttattagaaaaatatccgtaaaaaaagaaataaaaagggAATTCACAATATATAATATGCGGTCTTCACTCGGCTTGGAATaccttaagccgggttcagacggtgcgagtaagcatacgagtcgatctagtcagttactgcagtgcagctactcacaccgtgtgaacacatcattccagttagtgtcatgtgtgattcggcgtgcgagctacttcaaagttttttgaatttactcgcactcgcatccctcaaaacgtcaaaaacagaatttagcgctcgaatcagggatgccaaatctttacattgtcttgacatgtctctatttttaagatatttgaaaatgtgcgaagatatttatagatttgaaaattattggaaaactaatacgttttctttttgagataactttattgggaatctgaatataaaatcattatcgggcacaattttcattcagaattcactcacaacttgcaaaaaaaagtattgttctaagaaacagaatacataatcgatataaaaaagtagattttccttcattattttagttttcgaGGCGTATTTGTTCcttctgcaaatctactatcattttcattttcctcatctgacaaattcggacctgattgctgtttctgactatttgatgaacatttgaaaaatcgtctggcatctctggtaaacccgtgccgtagtatctagtttcttgccagcagctcacattgtgtgaacggacaaggcgagtcaaccatttgtcaagcgagttcaccgggtcagtagctgctcattgtgaagtcagctactagcaacgtataaatggacctttagggtgggtttagactagtgatatattcatgtgaagaaatatgatgagatttatagaaatcgcatcaaccgtttacactagcgtgaacttctataatgaatatattcatattttcggtgaatttattcacctaaagtagaactgcatccaactttagtgatttctcaccagtgagaaattcacaagcgtttacatatgctgaatttattcaagttatatatacctcgaataagtgtatcatatttattctcacccgtttacacctattttcacgtgaataaatccatctatagctatagatctccctaatgtaaacccgccattagatactggatgcagaaaagttaaagtaaacaaccacattgagttgtattggtgtagttacattgcttcgttcgaaccaaggcgcttatatcaatgtataacaggtgaagcaacatcatcacttcaataagaagggaattacggtttgtggagcgggggttgtttgtttagTTATTGCTAGGATATGCTATTTTTGCCTTTTTACATGCGAGAgtgtggaaatgagaatgaaatactacaaaatcatcccttctatttcacataaattcgcaaaagccgaacatagtaggcatcgttcgaataagcgtcgtagcagtttgtagagagccgccggcagcgttctgttgctgtttgtaaacaataccgacagcaattccaatatggctgaaagtgcatttcatatgattgtttcacctggtacatatagaggcgccttggttcgaaccaaggcgcttgtataaatgtataacaggtgaagcaacatcatcacttcaatgagaaggggattacggtttgtggagcggg from Toxorhynchites rutilus septentrionalis strain SRP chromosome 3, ASM2978413v1, whole genome shotgun sequence encodes:
- the LOC129776006 gene encoding uncharacterized protein LOC129776006; the encoded protein is MGPILYSCNCGQRHRILLNRLNDATEVKESDKAIEQTIDSAWEDGDVEFDRTLVAVLHTLKGTTVAEENLENMLQEYRNDRTSLIFSSLHLDNRMCCCQKVSHKLSIILNMGLAELLFQNPPNEQRLLEILEQIEPFVDTFKEDAIFDHFLQDLWNFSMSNDKRALICKLTSVSPENLNALVERILSEEREIIFHDPNFSRLAAIVVIPEVFRHVSYYLAGKKTDERTEKLLKAILKTVKLNLPTKKFLGLYPLKLSSIAILMNEVLNPADPLILKLLEQVKSDCYLDFVLLVTHFPIFLHFK